The sequence GTAAACTTGCTTCAGACAACAATCCTAAACATCTCATTTTGCAAGCACCATATTATAGCTTAACCGATTTAATGAGAAACACTTATTCTATACTTCCTACCTTTATTTTAAGATATAAATTAGAAACTAATGAATATTTAAAAAAATGTAAAATGCCAATAACACTTTTTCACGGTGATAATGATGAAGTTATATATTACAATTCCTCTGTGAAACTTAATGAAGCGTTTAAAAAACAAACCACTTTGATTACATTAGAAAATCAAGGACATAATGGAATGACGGATAATGAGCAATATAAAGCTGAAATTAAAAGAATCTTACAATAATTGTTTCAACTTATAAAAAAATCATTTTCTTTATATTGTAAGTTAAAATAGAATGAAAAAAGATATTCAAAAATATGATTTTAAAAAAGGATTACCGCAAGAGTTTGAAATACTCAACATGGGACAACTTTGTGCTGAGTTTTCAAAAGAAGTAACAACACCACATAGAGCAGAATTCTATCAAATACTTTGGTTTGAAAAAGGTTCACCAACACATATGGTCGATTTTAATTCTATAAAAACAGAACCAAACACACTTGTATTTGTAAACAAAAATAGTGTACAACAATTTGATACTACTCTTAATTATGATGGAAAAGTAATTCTATTTACAGACAACTTTTTTTGCAAAGAAGAAACAGATGTAAAATTTCTTAAAAGCACAATTCTATTTAATGATCTAATTTCTGTTTCTGGTGTTTCCATCTCAAATATATCATCGCTATTTTCAAATTTTTTGAAACTAATTGAAACCGAATTTAAAAACTCAAAAGATCATTATCAATCAGATATTCTTAGAAATTATTTGCGTAATCTATTATTGCTTTCAGAAAGAGAAAAGAAAAATCAAAATTTCATTGAAATTAAAAAAGGAACAAATTTAGATCATGTTATGCTCTTTAAAGACCATTTAGAAAATCAATTTCTTCATGATAAGCTTGTAAATAGTTATGCAAACCAAATGCATATTACAAAAAAACGTTTAAATACAGCAACCACTTCTATACTAGGATTATCACCAAAACAAATTATTGATGCTCGTATTATACTTGAAGCAAAACGACTTTTAGTACACACTAATCAATCTGTAAAAGAAATTAGTTTCCACTTAGGTTTTGATGAATCTACCAATTTCATTAAATTTTTCCGAAAACATCACAACACAACACCATTAGAATTTAGAGAAAGTTTCATACACTAAATCAGATATTGGAACAAATTTACCATTGAAAGGCATTTTTATATCACACCTTCTACTCTACTTTATCGCAACTTTGCAGTATTAATTAACAACATTAAAAATGAAAAAGACAATACTAAGCACAGCGATAATTTTAAGTATCAGTTTATCGTCATGTAAAGATCAAAAAAGTACAGGTACAAACATAGAAACTAAAGAAGAAAAAAGTATGGAAATTTCAAACAAAGAAAAAGTAGTTGCCTTATTAAAGAGTATAGAAACTGGTGCACAAGAACCTGCAGGATATATTAACCCAGAAAAATACATTCAACATAATTTAGGCGTAGCAGATGGTTTAGCTGGTTTTGGTGCGCTTTTACAACAATTACCTCCAAATTCTGCAAAAGTAAATACAATTCGTGCTTTTGAAGAAGGTGATTATGTTTTTACACAAACCGAATATAATTTTTTTGGACCAAAAATTGGTTTTGATATTTTTAGATTTGAAAATGGAAAAATTGTAGAACATTGGGATAATCTACAAGAAACTCCTGCTAAAGCGAACCCAAGTGGTCACACCATGATTGATGGAACTACAGAAATTAAAGATTTAGATAAAACTTCGGAAAACAAAGCATTAGTTAAAAACTTTGTAGAAGACATTCTAGTTAACGGAAAAATGGAAAAATTAGCAAGCTATTTCGATGGAGATAACTACATACAACATAATCCAAATATTCCTGATCTATTATCTGGACTTGGAGCAACTTTAGAAGCTTTGGCAAATCAAGGAATCTTTCTAAAATTTGATAAGATTCATAGAGTATTAGGAGAAGGTAACTTTGTTTTAGTTGTGAGTGAAGGACATTTTGGTAAAGACCATAACTCATTCTATGATCTTTTTAGAGTAGAAAATGGTAAAATTGCAGAACATTGGGACGTAATAGAACCTATTGCTGCAAAAGAAACATGGAAAAATAATAATGGAAAATTCTAAGCTTATTAAAACATTAAAAAAGGTTTAATTATTTAACTAAATTACAGCTTGGATTCAGTTTCGAGCTGTAATTTTATTTTAAATACTTCATTTCTCCCTCATAAATCCTTTTTGTTTCATATTCAAAATTGTCTATATAACCAAAATACCACTCTTTATTTTCATATACAAAATGCATTGTTTTAAAGGGTAAATATGGTCTAGTCTTTGTATCAATTTCAATATGCTTATATCCATTACTTATAACTAATTCATCACCGTCAATAGGGATATACTCGAAATCAAAGCAATCTAATTTATTTAATTCCTCAACAATTAACTCAGCAGTTATTACATCATTAATTTTTTTTATTGGAATCTTTATTTCACCAATGATTAAGTGTTTTTCCTTTTCCTCTCTTTTCTGAACAATACTGTACAAAGTCCATTCATAAACTTCTGTCAAATACTCTTCTTCATTATAAAGACTTAGATAAGCATCTCTTTTTTTTATAAAAGATTTTTTTTCTAAACAAGTACAAAACATAATCCTATTTAAAGAAATACACATAATAAAAACAATTAAAATTCAAATTCCCTACCATCATCTGCAAGGAGTACGTTATCAAAAATAGTTTGAGCTTCTTCTTTAAATATTTCAATATTTCCGTATCGTGTAGAGTAATGTCCCATCACCAAATTTTTTACATTTGCTTTTTTAGCAATAGTAGCAGCCTGAATTGCAGTACTATGCATCGTCTTTTCTGCTAGATGTGCTTCGGATTCTAAAAAAGTAGATTCATGATATAATACATCTGAATTTTCAATTATTGGAATGATACTTTCATCATATAAGGTATCACTACAAAAAGCATAACTTTTCTCAGGATTAGGCGGAAAAGTTAATTCTTCATTAGCAATTATAGTTCCATCATCTAAAGTAATATTTCCTCCCGATTTTATTTTTTGATAATAACATTTGTCAATATTTAATTCTTCAATCGCAACAATATCTAATTTTCGTTGTGTATTTTTTTCTTTAAATAAATAGCCGTTTGTATAGACTCTATGTTTTAAAGGAATGGTTTTAACAATGACATTATCATCTTCAAAAACGACTTCACTTTCTTTCGACTCTAGTTCATGAAAATACAAATTATAGCCTGTGAAAGAACCAGAAGCTCTCAATTGAAGTAAAATAATTTCTTTTATTCCTTTTGGACCATAGACATGTAAATCGTTTACGCGGTTTAGCAACATAAACGTTGATATTAAACCTACCAAACCATAAAAATGATCTCCATGTAAATGAGAGATAAAAACACGATTAATACGATCGAACTTTATTTTGTGTTTTCTAAGCTGAACTTGTGTCCCTTCACCACAATCAATAAGAAACATTTGGTTTTTTATTTCTAATAATTGCGAAGTTGGATTGGTAATAGTACGTGGTGTGGCTGCATAGCAACCCAATATGGTTAATTTCATTTTTTAGTATTCAGTAATTAATAATCAGTTACAGTAACAAAGCACTGCTAACCGTTACTGCATACTTGATTAAAAGCCTAAGTCTCGCTCAATTTCTTCCATTTCAATAATATCTTGTGCTTCTAAAACAGAAGGAACAACAGTTAGATATTCAGGAACATCATTAAACTCAATATCATTGGCAACAATAACAAACGATTTTTTAGCATCATTATGTTTCTTAGATAAATCTTTAAAGTTGATTATATCGTTAAGTGTAACATTTTTGTCATATGAAACATCTAAGATTAAATTTTGTCCTTTAAATGTTGCGTATTGATTTGAAACATTTTCTATAAATGCAATTATATTACCTTTTGTTTCTTTAAGTACTGTTGTATGTCCTTTTTTATCTACTTTCATAGAACATTATTTTTAAATTGATTACTGTAAATATATAATGCTAAATTTAAATTAACAATTGTAAATAGAAAAATTTATAAGTATAAAAAAACACCCTAAAGAATTGATAGAGTAACGACTTTTATCTTTCCTTTTTAATTTTTAAAAAACAGAATAGATTTACCAAATTTGAATTAATTACTGTTTAATTTTACTTGCCAATAAATAAATAACTGCCATTCTAACAGCAACTCCATTTTCAACCTGATTAAGAATAACCGACTGTTGTGAATCGGCTACATCTGAAGTAATCTCCACTCCTCTATTAATAGGTCCTGGATGCATTATAACAACTTCTTTGTTTAGCGAATCTAATAATTCTTTAGTAACACCATATTGTTGTGCATATTCTCTTGTTGAAGGAAAATAATTAACATCTAAACGTTCATTTTGCACACGAAGCATATTCGCTACATCTGCCCATTCTAATGCCTTACGAAGGTTGGGTTCTACTTTAACTCCTAACGATTCTATATATTTAGGCATTAAAGTTTTCGGCCCGCACACTTTGACCTCTGCTCCTTGCAATTGTAAGGCAAAAATATTGGATAGTGCAACTCTAGAGTGTAAAACATCTCCTACTATAACTACTTTTTTTCCAGCTACATCTCCTAGCTTTTCTCTAATTGTATAGCTATCTAGTAAAGCCTGTGTTGGGTGCTCATGCGCTCCATCTCCAGCATTTACAATACTTGCATTTACATTTTTCGATAGAAAATGAGCTGCACCAGGACTACTATGACGCATAACGACCATATCTACTTTCATAGAAAGGATATTATTAACTGTATCAATAAGTGTTTCTCCTTTTTTAACAGACGATTGTGCTGCTGAAAAACTAATAACATCTGCAGAAAGACGCTTTTGAGCTAATTCAAACGATAATTTTGTTCGTGTACTGTTTTCAAAAAAGATATTTGCAATGGTAATATCTCTCAAAGAAGGAACTTTCTTTATAGGTCTATTAATTACTTCTTTAAAATGATCAGCCGTTTCAAAGATTAAATCAATATCATTTTTATTAATATGTTTTATTCCTATTAAATGATTTACTGATAATTCTTTCATTTATATTGTTGTGTTGTAGTTGTTGTTATTTTTTTTGCTCTAATAAAACCAAATCCTCGCCATCATTATCTTTCCATTTCACGATAACTCTCTCATCGTTTATAGCATCTACTTGTCTTCCTCTATAATCGGGTTGAATTGGTAAATGACGACTGAACCTTCTATCTATTAAAGTTAATAATTCAATTTCAGCAGGTCTTCCAAAAGATTGAATTGCTGTTAAAGCGGAACGAATACTTCTTCCAGTATATAGTACATCGTCAATAAAAACTACTTTCTTATCTTCAACGATAAAGTTAATTTCTGTTTTATTTGCCTCTAATGTTTTTTCTCCTCTTCTAAAGTCATCTCTAAAAAAAGTGATATCTAAAAAACCAAGTTTTACTTCTTTAATATTATACTCATCCTTTAAAGTTGAAGCCAAACGTTCAGCTAGAAACTTACCTCTTGGCTGAATTCCTATTAATATTGTATTCGAAAAGTCTAAATGATTTTCAATAAGTTGGCAAGCCAAACGATGCAGAATTATATTAACTTCTTTTGCAGTTAGCAATATTTTTTGACTCATGTGTTGCGTAGTTTGAGCAAATTTAAAATTATTATTTCTATTTTCTTCCAAAAAACTATTTAAATTTCAGTTCATAATAGGCTTGAATTCTTATAGTAAAAACAAGCGCATAATGAAATTTTAAATTTAGCATAAAAAAAATCCCGAAAACGGGATTTTTATAGTATTAAGAATACATTTCTTTTCTTTGCTCTTTAATTTTTGGATCATCTAAATATTCATCAAATGTCATGTATCTATCAATAACACCTTTTGGAGTAATTTCAACCACTCTGTTTGCTACTGTTTGAGCAAATTCATGATCATGTGTTGTGAACAATACAGAACCTTTAAAGTTTTTCAATGAATTATTAAATGCTGTAATCGATTCTAAGTCTAAGTGATTTGTTGGTTCATCAAGCATTAATACGTTTGCTCTTTGCATCATCATTCTAGACAACATACAACGTACTTTTTCACCTCCTGAAAGAACGTTACATTTTTTTAATGCTTCTTCTCCAGAGAAAATCATTTTACCTAAAAATCCACGAACATAAACTTCATCACGCTCTTCTTCAGTTTTCACAAATTGACGTAGCCAATCTACTAAGTTTAAATCGCTTGTGAAAAAGGAATGATTTTCACTTGGTAAATACGATTGGTTTGTAGTAATTCCCCAATCAAAAGTACCCGAATCTGCTTTTAAATTATCGTTTAAAATTTCATAGAATGCAGTAGTTGCACGCGAGTCTTTAGAAAAAACAACAACTTTATCTCCTTTAGCCATATTAAGGTCAACATTTTTAAATAATGTTTCACCTTCAATACTTGCGCTTAGGCCTTGAATATTTAAAATTTGATCTCCTGCCTCTCTTTCTGTTTCAAAAATAATAGCTGGATATCTTCTACTTGATGGTTTAATTTCATCTAAGTTTAATTTTTCAATCATTTTCTTACGAGAAGTAGCTTGTTTAGACTTTGCTACATTGGCACTAAAACGACGAATAAACTCTTCTAACTCGGCTTTTTTCTCTTCTGCTTTCTTATTTTGTTGTGCCTTTTGCTTTGCAGCTAATTGACTAGATTCATACCAGAAAGTATAGTTTCCTGAATAGTGATTTATTTTACCAAAATCGATATCAGATACATGTGTACAAACTGAATCTAAGAAGTGACGGTCATGCGAAACTACTAATACAGTATTTTCATAATTAGCTAAGAAATTCTCTAACCAAGTAATTGTTTCAAAATCCAAATCATTGGTAGGCTCATCCATAATAAGAACATCAGGATTTCCAAATAAAGCTTGTGCTAATAACACACGTACTTTCATTTTACCTTCCAAATCTCCCATTAAGTTATAATGTAAATCCGCCGATATACCTAAGTTAGATAACATTGATCCTGCATCACTTTCTGCATTCCAACCATTCATTTCATCAAATTGCAATTGCAACTCTCCAATTCTATCTGCATTTTCATCTTTATAATCAAGGTATAAAGCATCCATTTCTGTTTTAACAGCATGCAAAACTTTATTCCCCATTAAAATGGTATCAAGAACCGTGTGTTCGTCAAACATATTATGGTTTTGGTTTAAAACCGACATACGTTTACCTGGCTCAAGAATTACTCTACCAGCAGTTGGGTCTATATCACCTGAAAGGATTTTTAAAAAAGTGGACTTTCCTGCTCCATTTGCACCAATAATACCATAGCAATTACCTTGTGTAAAAGTTACGTTTACTTCGTCAAATAAAATTCGCTTACCAAACTGAACTGATAAATTTGAAACTGTTAACATTATTATGAGTTTTTATAAAATTGTTGCAAAAATAGAAAAAAATATGCAGTTTTGAGATTATAAAGTGGTTTAACTTTATTATGTTTATTTTAACGCATCGTTAACAACACTTTTAACATGGAAAATTTACTTTTGTTTCTGAAATTAATAAATTTATTAAATGTTTAAGAATTACATTAAATACTTTTTACCGCTTTCTATTGCTGCTCTAACCTCTCTTACTTCTTGTAAAAAAGCTTTTGAGCCTGATAATTTTGTAGCCTATTTTGGTGGAGAAATTATTAACCCTCAAAACAATTTTATTCTTTTTTCCAAAGATGACAAGGTTATAGACACAATATTTCTTGATGAGAACAATCGTTTTTTACACAAATTCGATTCGTTAGCACCTGGCTTGTATACATTTGTTCATCAGCCAGAATATCAATACATCTATTTTGATAAAAATGATAGTTTAATGATTCGCCTGAATTCATTAGATTTCGATAATACTCTTGCTTATTGTGGAAGAGGTGATGAAAAAAATAATTTCCTTATTGATTTATTTCTTAAAAATGAACTAGACAAATCTAATTTATACGACATTTTAGAAAAAGATTTAACTACATATACTAAATCTATAGACTCTAGCTATGAAAAAATTAAGTCACATTACTTAAAAAGAAAGTCAGAAGTCAATTGGAGTAAAAATTTTGATATTGTTGCCAAAGCAGGTGTTGAATACAATTATTTCTATAAAAAAGAATTATATCCATATGCTCATGAATATAAAACTGGAGAAAATATTTGTCCAAAGCTTCCAAAAGATTATTATAAATACAGAGATAGTGTTAACTTCAATAATGTAGAGTTAGGAAGTTATTCTCCATTTATTAAATATGTAGCAACACTTTTAAATAATGTTACTTATGAAAAAGGAAAATGCAAGTTAGACACCAAATCATTAGAAAATAATGTTCGAAAATTAAATATTACAGATACTTTAATAAAAAATCAAAACATTAAGAATACAGTTTTAAATAATATTGCTTATATGTATTTATTGGAAGATCAAAATATGTATAACAACAAGAAATTTATTGATCGTTATATTGAGTTATCTACCGATAAAGAACAACACAAAGAGGTTTCACAGATTTATAATGCTGTTCAGAATCTAAAAATCGGCAACCGACTTCCGAAAATTTCAATAATAGACAAGAACAATAAAGAAATTGATTTTAACAAGGTCATAGATAACAAAAAAACTGTCGTTTTCTTTTGGACGACACATGCCGAATCTCATATTAAATCGGTACACTCAAAAGTACACAAACTACAAGAGAAACATCCAAACATTAATTTTGTAGCCATAAACATTAACGACACAGATGAAAGTTGGTTAGGCGCTTTGGATAAGTACGATTTTAAAAACATTACAGAACTGAAAGCTGTTAATTTTGAAGAGATTAAAAAGAATTGGGTAATTACTAAAAATAGCCGAACAATTATACTAAACCCAGATGGGACAATTAAAAATGCTTTTTCAAATATTTTCGATGTAAATTTTGAAAAAGGATTATAAACACAAATAATCATAAAAAAAGGCGATTTACAATGTAAATCGCCTTTTTTTATGATTCTAATAGAAATTACTTGTTTCCTTTCTCGAAATCAGCAATAAACTGAGCTAAACCAATATCTGTTAAAGGATGTTTTAACAACCCTAAAATTGAAGATAAAGGTCCTGTCATTACATCGGCACCTAATTTAGCACAATTAACAACATGCATTGTATGACGAACAGAAGCTGCTAAAATTTGAGTATCGAAAGCATAATTATCATAAATTAAACGAATTTCATCAATCAAATTTAAACCATCTGTAGAAACATCATCTAATCTTCCTAAAAAAGGAGAACAATAAGTCGCTCCAGCTTTAGCTGCTAATAATGCTTGACCCGCTGAAAATATTAAGGTAACGTTTGTTTTAACTCCTTTATCTGAAAAATATTTACATGCTTTAATACCTTCTTTAGTCATTGGCAATTTAACAACGATTTGATCGTGTGATTCAGCCAATTCTTCTCCTTCTTTAATCATTCCATCATAATCCACTGCATTAACTTCAGCACTAACATCACCTTCAACAATATTGCAAATATCTACATAATGCTTTAAAATATTATTTTTTCCAGTAATACCTTCTTTCGCCATTAATGAAGGATTTGTTGTAACTCCATCTAAAACCCCTAAGGCTTGTGCTTCTTTAATTTGCTCTAAATTAGCCGTGTCAATAAAAAATTTCATACGTTTTGTTTTGTTTAAAATATGTGTGTTGTTTTAAAAATGCAAAATTACTAATTTATACAGCTCAAACAACGATTTTTAATTACTATTCTTATATTTTATTAGAGTAGAAAACTCATATATAATTCTCTTTTCTTCTTCCTTCAAATAATCGGATGCAAAAGGAGAACCACAATTTTGGTTATTCACTTGATGAACTAACTTACTCTTAATAAAATAACTTCTTTGCTCAACTATTTCATTTTCCGATTCACTAAACGTCTCATCATAAATTGGATATTCATAATCAATCCATTTTTCAAATACAAAAGACAACTTATCATCAAGTAAGTAATATTCTGTCAATTTCTGATTGGTTTCTGCAAAATTTCTAACCGTAATTTTTTCTAGTTTTTCATTAGAGTAATAACTAACCACTCCACCTTCGGAGCTTATATTATAGTCTTTCTGAATTATCGATTTCCAATTTTTATTAGAAATTGAATTAATTCTTTTAAAATTTACCCTTACAAGCTTTAAGTTTTCCTTTAAATAATCATTATATTCAATATCAACTTTATTATATGATTCTTTTAAAACAATAGTATCTATTCCATTAACCTTTGTTAAAACATTATCAATAGAATCATTTACATTTGATATATTATCTTTTAAAACTGTTACTTCACTTATTTTTTTATTTGAATTCAAATTACAACCTAACAAAATAAACATCGCCATCAGAATCAACTTCATAATTTCTATAACTTATAATGATTCATTAATAATTTTTCATAGATAGTATCTGGAAGAATACGTTTTAAAACAATTGAGAACTTTTGCATAAATACACCTACTTTATAATGTATTTTAGGATTAGGTTCATTAATGATCTTAAAAATCACTTCAGCCATTTCATTTGGGTTACTTCCTGAATCTACATGACTATCCATCATTTCTAAAACACTACCATACGTTTTTTCATATGCAGAACCTTTAACTACTGGTGCATGATACCTACCTGCTGCAATATTTGTAGCAAAATCCCCTGGAGCCACATTTGCAATACGGATTCCGAATGATCTCACTTCCATATTCATTGCCTCTGTTACTAGTTCTAAAGCACCCTTAGAAGCTGAATAAACACCTCTAAAAGGCAATCCCATATAGCCAGCAATAGAAGTTATATTCAAAATTAAACCACTTTTTTGCAAACGCATTTGTGGCAACACAGCTTTCATTACTTCAATTGGACCAAATAAATTGGTTTCAAAATTATTTTTTATTTCTTCTGTAGGAATTTCTTCTAACGGACCTGTAATTCCTACACCGGCATTATTAATTACAACATCAATTCTACCCGCTTTTTCTATAACTTGTTTAATTGCCGTTTTTATACTTTCTACATTTCTAACATCTAATGCTACTAATTCTATTTTAGAATCTTTAATTCTTTCCGGATTTCTACTGGTTCCAAAAACAGTAAAACCTTTATCTAATAAAAATTCTCCAATAGCCTTACCTATTCCAGACGATGCTCCTGTTATAAAAACAACTTTACTCATTCTATTTTTTTTGATTATGCAATGCGAAGTTACGCAACTTTTAGGTAAAAAAAAATCTCCTTTTTCAAGGAGATTAAAGTATATTGATATGATATGTTTTCTAAAAAAGGCAAGCGACCTACATCGCACCGCTACAACCGCTTACCCTTGCTGTGTTCCCACCCTGGGGGAGTCTGCAGGAGCTGGTCGTGTAGGACTTGCCGGTGCAAATATACAAACATTTTATATTTTTGCAAGCCCAATTGCAAATTTAAAAATTCATTGTATATTGTAATATCAAAAAAATGAATGATGAAAAAATATAAGCTATTAGCTTTCACAGTTTTAAGCACTTTAATAATTTCTTGTGGAGACACAAAAAAAGATGAAAAAAAATTATTTTCTATTGATACTTCTGCTTTAAAACAGGTTTATCTGCTAAATGAGAGCCTAAACTTGACATTGAAAAATGATAAAAATAAAATAATTGACTCCGTAATCTATTATATTAATGATAAAAATATTGGAGCTGTTAAAGGCAATAATCCATTAGAATTTGCTTTAAATAACCAAAAACTAGGATATCAAAACGTAAAAGCATTAATTTATTTTGAAGGAAAAACAGTAGACACAACTACTAATTTTACCATTACCCCATCTAAAGATCCTGAGTTATTAAAATATAAGATTGTAAACACCTATCCGCACGATATAAAAGCCTATACACAAGGTTTTGAATTTCACAGAGATACTTTATATGAAGGAACTGGAAACGGAGAAGGTAAAGGAACAGGTACTAGAGGAATGTCTAGTTTGAGAAAAACAGATTATAAAACAGGGAAAGTATATAAAACTGTAGAGCTTACTCCAAATTATTTTGGTGAAGGTATTACTATATTAAACAATAAAGTGTATCAATTGACTTGGTTGAATAATGAAGGCTATGTATACAACACAGATACTTTTGAGAAAATAAAAACATTTCAATATTTTAAGAAAATGCAAGGTTGGGGCTTAGCAAATGATGGTGAAAAATTATTTATGAGTGAAGGAAGTGAAAAAATCTACATTTTAGATCCTGAAACATTAAAAGAAATAGATTATTTGAATGTCTACACTAAAAGCGCTAAGATTGAAGCCTTAAATGAATTAGAATGGGTAGATGGAAAAATTTGGGCAAACGTATATGGTAAAGATGCAATTGCAGTTATTGATCCAAAAAATGGAACTGTTGAAGGGATTATTAATTTAAGTGATTTAAAATCGAAAGTAACACAACATCCAGATGTAGATGTTTTAAATGGTATTGCGTATAATCCTAAAACTAAAACGGTATTAGTAACAGGAAAAAATTGGGATAAAACATTTGAAATTGTTGTAGAGAAATAAAAACTAATGAAGACTCTTGTATT is a genomic window of Flavobacterium jumunjinense containing:
- a CDS encoding TlpA family protein disulfide reductase produces the protein MFKNYIKYFLPLSIAALTSLTSCKKAFEPDNFVAYFGGEIINPQNNFILFSKDDKVIDTIFLDENNRFLHKFDSLAPGLYTFVHQPEYQYIYFDKNDSLMIRLNSLDFDNTLAYCGRGDEKNNFLIDLFLKNELDKSNLYDILEKDLTTYTKSIDSSYEKIKSHYLKRKSEVNWSKNFDIVAKAGVEYNYFYKKELYPYAHEYKTGENICPKLPKDYYKYRDSVNFNNVELGSYSPFIKYVATLLNNVTYEKGKCKLDTKSLENNVRKLNITDTLIKNQNIKNTVLNNIAYMYLLEDQNMYNNKKFIDRYIELSTDKEQHKEVSQIYNAVQNLKIGNRLPKISIIDKNNKEIDFNKVIDNKKTVVFFWTTHAESHIKSVHSKVHKLQEKHPNINFVAININDTDESWLGALDKYDFKNITELKAVNFEEIKKNWVITKNSRTIILNPDGTIKNAFSNIFDVNFEKGL
- the pyrR gene encoding bifunctional pyr operon transcriptional regulator/uracil phosphoribosyltransferase PyrR, encoding MSQKILLTAKEVNIILHRLACQLIENHLDFSNTILIGIQPRGKFLAERLASTLKDEYNIKEVKLGFLDITFFRDDFRRGEKTLEANKTEINFIVEDKKVVFIDDVLYTGRSIRSALTAIQSFGRPAEIELLTLIDRRFSRHLPIQPDYRGRQVDAINDERVIVKWKDNDGEDLVLLEQKK
- a CDS encoding aspartate carbamoyltransferase catalytic subunit; translation: MKELSVNHLIGIKHINKNDIDLIFETADHFKEVINRPIKKVPSLRDITIANIFFENSTRTKLSFELAQKRLSADVISFSAAQSSVKKGETLIDTVNNILSMKVDMVVMRHSSPGAAHFLSKNVNASIVNAGDGAHEHPTQALLDSYTIREKLGDVAGKKVVIVGDVLHSRVALSNIFALQLQGAEVKVCGPKTLMPKYIESLGVKVEPNLRKALEWADVANMLRVQNERLDVNYFPSTREYAQQYGVTKELLDSLNKEVVIMHPGPINRGVEITSDVADSQQSVILNQVENGVAVRMAVIYLLASKIKQ
- a CDS encoding helix-turn-helix domain-containing protein, coding for MKKDIQKYDFKKGLPQEFEILNMGQLCAEFSKEVTTPHRAEFYQILWFEKGSPTHMVDFNSIKTEPNTLVFVNKNSVQQFDTTLNYDGKVILFTDNFFCKEETDVKFLKSTILFNDLISVSGVSISNISSLFSNFLKLIETEFKNSKDHYQSDILRNYLRNLLLLSEREKKNQNFIEIKKGTNLDHVMLFKDHLENQFLHDKLVNSYANQMHITKKRLNTATTSILGLSPKQIIDARIILEAKRLLVHTNQSVKEISFHLGFDESTNFIKFFRKHHNTTPLEFRESFIH
- a CDS encoding ABC-F family ATP-binding cassette domain-containing protein, producing the protein MLTVSNLSVQFGKRILFDEVNVTFTQGNCYGIIGANGAGKSTFLKILSGDIDPTAGRVILEPGKRMSVLNQNHNMFDEHTVLDTILMGNKVLHAVKTEMDALYLDYKDENADRIGELQLQFDEMNGWNAESDAGSMLSNLGISADLHYNLMGDLEGKMKVRVLLAQALFGNPDVLIMDEPTNDLDFETITWLENFLANYENTVLVVSHDRHFLDSVCTHVSDIDFGKINHYSGNYTFWYESSQLAAKQKAQQNKKAEEKKAELEEFIRRFSANVAKSKQATSRKKMIEKLNLDEIKPSSRRYPAIIFETEREAGDQILNIQGLSASIEGETLFKNVDLNMAKGDKVVVFSKDSRATTAFYEILNDNLKADSGTFDWGITTNQSYLPSENHSFFTSDLNLVDWLRQFVKTEEERDEVYVRGFLGKMIFSGEEALKKCNVLSGGEKVRCMLSRMMMQRANVLMLDEPTNHLDLESITAFNNSLKNFKGSVLFTTHDHEFAQTVANRVVEITPKGVIDRYMTFDEYLDDPKIKEQRKEMYS
- a CDS encoding nuclear transport factor 2 family protein; translated protein: MKKTILSTAIILSISLSSCKDQKSTGTNIETKEEKSMEISNKEKVVALLKSIETGAQEPAGYINPEKYIQHNLGVADGLAGFGALLQQLPPNSAKVNTIRAFEEGDYVFTQTEYNFFGPKIGFDIFRFENGKIVEHWDNLQETPAKANPSGHTMIDGTTEIKDLDKTSENKALVKNFVEDILVNGKMEKLASYFDGDNYIQHNPNIPDLLSGLGATLEALANQGIFLKFDKIHRVLGEGNFVLVVSEGHFGKDHNSFYDLFRVENGKIAEHWDVIEPIAAKETWKNNNGKF
- a CDS encoding ribonuclease Z, whose translation is MKVDKKGHTTVLKETKGNIIAFIENVSNQYATFKGQNLILDVSYDKNVTLNDIINFKDLSKKHNDAKKSFVIVANDIEFNDVPEYLTVVPSVLEAQDIIEMEEIERDLGF
- a CDS encoding ribonuclease Z; the encoded protein is MKLTILGCYAATPRTITNPTSQLLEIKNQMFLIDCGEGTQVQLRKHKIKFDRINRVFISHLHGDHFYGLVGLISTFMLLNRVNDLHVYGPKGIKEIILLQLRASGSFTGYNLYFHELESKESEVVFEDDNVIVKTIPLKHRVYTNGYLFKEKNTQRKLDIVAIEELNIDKCYYQKIKSGGNITLDDGTIIANEELTFPPNPEKSYAFCSDTLYDESIIPIIENSDVLYHESTFLESEAHLAEKTMHSTAIQAATIAKKANVKNLVMGHYSTRYGNIEIFKEEAQTIFDNVLLADDGREFEF